In Anser cygnoides isolate HZ-2024a breed goose chromosome 30, Taihu_goose_T2T_genome, whole genome shotgun sequence, the genomic stretch gagacagcaccagggcctcattgcctcctcgcccccacccatgaacaAGACAGGGCTCGTaacattctcctgcacttggccatgcacatccctaCTCTATGCTCacatgctctgctctaacgagctccaagggaggctgtgtcagtgctggccctcagggggacactgcaggaaacttgcctctgacttggacttctggagagatgtcttcaattgtctctcagtgcctgaggttcgtgggctcctcaccaaagccccccgaggggggattccaatgccttgggctgggcgtctggtgctgagctgggccgggctcgtgggacagagagagctcgtggcaagagggccctggtgcagagagacagctctgcccaggagcagctcctgtgcacagcgcagcagggctgggggctctgaccgcaggtggcatggggacaggagagaaggagagagggcttggaggcagtgaggagcgcagcaacagagggcagcgtgtggcaggacagatctgcaggctcttggcattgtgagtctctggcagcaggcccatgcaggtggggttgccagaggagtcttctacagctggcacatctgaTGCCTGACAGCATCTGTGGGGATGGGTCTCTCTTCATCCAGCGAGGAGTAGAAGATGCTCTAGAGAATGGCATTTCTAAGAGGAAATTTTAAGAGTATGACTGAGGCTTAGTTTTTCTGAAGGGAAAGTCTTTTTTGGATTCTGCGCTTTCAGATACCTTCAGTAGAGGGGAATCTGAGTGAATCTGAGCACACAGACTCTGGGATGgggtctgtgagcatggacagggaggagacgtggggacacagAAGCGGCTCCAAGCAGGGAcgcgggcaggcagcagggacatggagaggtggtgagagggagctgctgccagaaatgctgtgcgagggagggctcaggcacctccctgacagcccctgcagggcaggcgccttccctgggacaccccctgctctcctctgccaccagcacagcctctgccctcaagcccccCCCTCTCccaagcaggagctgcctcctctgcaggcagagctgcagcacaggagggtgtgctgagtgtccgtctgtccctccctggccttgcctcccctggcagcagcacgctgccattcctcctggcttctccacctggccgtgctgctgctgctcttgttcccaggctgcctggggttgggggtttcacctgcccatggagtgagccctcggggtgcctgggggaaggggagtatggggacagggtgaggggtctggagatgggcacttggagcctggcttcttctgctctcagcagtacCCAGGTTCTTCTCAGGAGAACCTCCTTAGTGCAATTGTCCTGTAGCTCAAAGAGATGTCAGCACACCtgagaccagcactgatggacagactggctgtcgTCTCTGTGGGACGctctgcactaaagggacagtctctttgcctctgaggatccacaaggttttacttggagtgcagcagaacgcccaggatttatgccttagaaacactcctcaggtgtggtggggcagctagaaccaaaaatacaaaacaaataattaactAAATCTCCAcaccctgctctgcagttgggtgaactgggagcaaaactggggaaaCCTCTTTGATATCAGCAGTAAAGTGAATCTGAGACTACCCCATGTTCCTACCATGTTACTCCCATGCTACTACCATGCTACTACCTCTGGCTGTAGTGCAGGACTGATTCTTGCATTGCCCACAGATGAGTCCCCTGTTCCCAGAGACACTCTCAGGGAGAATCAATGAAAGAGACCTTCAAAATATCTGCCTAGAAATGGGCAATTTTGGgtgattttaaatgataaaatggAAAGAGTTTTCCTCTGATATGCCTGTGGTACATTATCactgcctttctcctccttgtaCAGGACCTCATGACCAGAATtagcagatgtccaacagcagctccatcactgagttcctcctgctggcattcgcagacacgcgggagctgcagctcctgcacttcgggctcttcctgggcatctacctggctgccctcctgggcaacggcctcatcctcaccgccgtagcctgcgaccaccgcctccacacccccatggactttttcctcttcaacctcgccctcctcgacctgggatccatctccaccactctccccaaagccatggccaatgtcCTCGGGGACaacagggccatctcctatcaagggtgtgctgcacaggtattcttttttctcttcttcattggAGTGGAGTATTGttttctcaccatcatggcctatgactgctacgttgccatctgcaagcccctgcactacgggagcctcgtgggcagcagagcttgtgcccagatggcagcagctgcctggggcagtggcttcCTCTATTCTGTCttgcacacggccactacattttccctgcccctctgccaaggcaatgctgtggaccagttcttctgtgaaatcccccagatcctcaaactctcctgctcagatgcctacctcagggaactTGAGGCACTTCTGCTTAGTGTTTCTTTAgtttttggctgttttgttttcattgttttttcctatgtgcagatcttctgggcggtgctgaggatgccctctgagcagggtcggcacaaagccttttccacgtgcctccctcacctggccgtggtcttcCTGTTTATCAGCACTGGCATggttgcctacctgaagccgCCCTCCATCTCTTCCGCATTCATGGATCTGGTGCTAGCAGTTCTGTACTCcgtggtgcctccagcactgaacgccctcatctacagcatgaggaaccaggagctcaagcatGCGTTGTGGAAATTGATGAGTAGATGTGTTTCAGAAGCAATAAATTTCCATTCTACCTCTGCAGATGACTAATAATGTCAATGACCTCAAGAACAactaattttatatatataattatttttgtgtgtgtttgtgcatttatgagtgtttttattacaggactttatttcttttaatatggCTTAAGTTGCCCATTAAAATGATatgattcatctcatttcttttactgtatGTACCTGTCAAGTATAGCTCATAGATTCTGTTTATGAGGAGCCAGGCCCTCTGTGAATTTAAATAGAAGAAAGGAGCCCGTTGttcctctttcatttcagtatATATGTGTTCAATGTATATACTGAGACTCTGTACACGAGAAGACTGTCTCTCTGTGAACATAAACAAAGTgaaggagcctgcactgccttccttgTGTGACGTCCTTCCtgtgagagctgctctggctctgcaggggcagtgccatgtgcagggctgcagaggaaaagagtcccatcccagcagcacgggcagggagcaccagcgcttggggcatgccgagctgctctcttgccactgcccccctctggtgctgagccctgctggtggggtcaggcccggctgctcctgtagcttggtgccagtgctgctgtggggctgtgctgggactgcaggcagggacaggcagtgggcacggcagtggcacagccggcctgcgctgcagcacttccctcctaAGGGGGGATCTCCTCCAAGGTGGACTCACCACAGCTCAAGGGCTcaatctgctgtgagcaggcagaggagagctctgcagccccagggcacgcagcagccccagccaaggAGTCTGGCGAGTGATTTGactgcaaggtccctcctgccctagcacctcccAGAACTGGCACGGCACTGGCTCCTGTGtgccagagaggctgggagcccaggagctgtgccatggGCTGGAAGGATCACAACCAGATCACTTCTACCtgggcagattctgggccaaaaagggggtgttttgtaggtgtggtattatgagctcagtggtgcctcagAAGCTCCAAGTCCAGTAGGAAGCTAATGGCTGTTAAGTGGCCTGGGAGGtgacttttttctgaagcagctgacaggTCATCCCTTGGCTCCCggctgggatctgtgcctttaggctcacatctgctggtctccatGACAGGCCACCAGATGCATCTGCTCTGCACACAGTTTGTGaga encodes the following:
- the LOC136787684 gene encoding olfactory receptor 14C36-like; amino-acid sequence: MANVLGDNRAISYQGCAAQVFFFLFFIGVEYCFLTIMAYDCYVAICKPLHYGSLVGSRACAQMAAAAWGSGFLYSVLHTATTFSLPLCQGNAVDQFFCEIPQILKLSCSDAYLRELEALLLSVSLVFGCFVFIVFSYVQIFWAVLRMPSEQGRHKAFSTCLPHLAVVFLFISTGMVAYLKPPSISSAFMDLVLAVLYSVVPPALNALIYSMRNQELKHALWKLMSRCVSEAINFHSTSADD